GTGGGCGGCGGGCAGTACGTTCTTGCCCGCGAGGAGGATCGCGGCCAGCGTGTACTCGGCGACCGGCACCGCGTTCGCCCCGGCCGCCGACGTGACCTGGATGCCGCGCTCCCAACAGGCCGGGGTGATGTGGTGCTTGACGCTCCCGGCCGCGTGGACCACGGCCCGCAGCCGGGGCGCGGCGGCGAGGACGTCGGCGGTGAGCGGGGGAGCGCCCCAGCAGGTGATGAGCAGCTCCGCCCCGGCGAGCGCCCGGGCCACCTCGGGCGTCGGGTCGGTCAGCCGGTGGGCGACCAGGGCGGGGTCGGTGTCCACGAGCGCGGTGAGGCGTGCCCGCTGCCGCGCGCCGAAGAGCTGCTCGGCGATGCCGGGGCCCATGGCCAGGAGAGCGGTGGGGGCGGTGGCGTGGGTGCCCCCGGTCGCCGAGTGGCGTTCGCCGGTGGTCATGTGACGTTCCTCCGCGGTCGTGTGACGCTTCCTGCGGCCAGGCCGCCTACTGCGGACCGTACGTGCGCCCCGTCCGCGAGGTGACCCCGCCGAGCAGCCCCCGCGGGGCGACCTTGACCAGCCCCATCAGCGCCTTGTAGCGCGGGTCCGGGACCGACACCGTCTTCCCCCGGGACAGATCCGCCAGCGCGGAGGCCACCAGCTTGTCCGCGTCGAGCCACATCCAGTTCGGGATGTTGTCCGTGCCCATCCCGGCCCGCTCGTGGAACTCCGTCCGCACGAACCCGGGGCACAGCGCCATCAGCCGCACCCCCGACCCGGCCAGGTCCCGTGCCGCGCCCTGGGTGAACTGCACGACCCAGGACTTCGACGCCCCGTACGTACCGCGCGGCACGAACGCCGCGACGGACGCCACGTTGACGACTCCGCCCCGGCCCCGCTCCCGCATCCCGGCGACCGCCGCCGAGGTCAGCCGCAGGACCGCCTCGCAGTGCACCTTCAGCATCGTCAGCTCATCGGCCATGGACACCTCCAGAAAGCGCCCCTTGTTGCCGAACCCGGCGTTGTTGACCAGCAGATCGATGGAGTGCCTGCGGTCCGCGAGCCGCTTCTCGACCGCCTCGATACCGCCGTCCGTGGACAGGTCGGCGCTGAGCACCTCGGCCTCGATGCCGTGCCGGTCGTGCAGTTCCGTGGCGTGTTCGCGCAGCCGTGCGGTGTCCCGCGCCACCAGCACGAGGTTGTGCCCCTGGGCCGCGAGCCGCCGCGCGAACGCGGCCCCGATACCCGCCGTCGCGCCTGTGATCAGTGCAGTCGTCATACGCGGCACGTTAGTGCCCCGCACGGTCCGGGACCTCACCCGCCCGCTGCCCCCTCCACCACCACGGACGGGCCCCTCATCCCGTCGTCCTCGCGGGACACCAGATGACAGTGGTACATGTACGGGGCATCCGGGTCGGAGCGCTACCCGCCCGCATCCGCAGACCGAAGACGCGCGTGCCGTCCTTGTCCACCGTCGGGGGCGCGGGCGGCGGTCCGGGATGTGACGACAGGCCCTGGTCCTCTCCATGCTCATCAGCATTCCGAGCCGACCGGCCCCCGGGCATGGGGCGGAGCCCTGAACCGTCCCCGACCAGGCCCCTGCCGCCCGACCGGGGAGATCCCTCGGTACGGGTCAGGGTGAGGCGGCGAAGGACAGCATGCGGGCCTCACGCACGGGCTTGTGGTTCTCGTCCCCGCTCATGTGCGTCGACGTCAGGACCAGCCGTCCGTCGACGTAGGCCGTGTGCCCCGTGAACATCTCGTACTCCCACGCTGCGGTCGCCGCCGGGTGCTTCACGATCTCGGTCTCCGTACCGGCGCCGCGCGGGCCCATGAGGAAGGTCCGGCCGGGGGTCCTCGCGCCGGCCGCCTCGTAGACGCGCATCGACCTGCCGCCCTCCGCGCGCAGCGCGTACAGGATGCGCATCTCGTCGGACTTGATGCCCCACAGGAACTTCCCGGTCTTCACGTCGTACGCGCCGACCTGGTTCTGGCCGCCCAGCATGATGAGGCCCTTGTCGACCGCGGCGCCCCGGCAGGGCTGGATGTCATCGCCGCCCCCGCTTCCGGCACAGTGCTCGAACCCCTTGTCCCGGGCGTCGAAGGTGACCCGGTGCCTGCCTCCCGGATCCAGGACCGTGATCCGCCAGTCGCTGGCGGTGTCCTCGTTGTTGTAGACGGTGAAGACGACCGGGTCCATGGAGATCAGGGCGCCGAAGCTCCAGCCGGTCTTCGTCCGGTAGCGCCACAGGAGCTTGCCGGTCCGGGGGTCGAACTCGCGCAGCTGGCCGTAGTTCTTGCTCCGGTCCATGGAGACCGTGCAGTCGGAACTCACCAGCAGCCGGGCGGCGCCGCCCGCCACACCGGTGGGAAAGCACGCCCCCTTCTTCTCCGAGGGAATCTCATGGAGCGTGCTCCCGTCGTCCACCCGGTAGGTGACGGCCCGTTGGCCCCGGGCGACGGAGAGGACGTCGCCGCTGATGGCGCTGTGGACGATGAACGTGCTGTCCTCGTCACCGGGCTCGTCGAGCTTCTTCTGCCACCCCTGCTTCCCGGTCTTCAGATCGATCATCTGCATCTGGTCGCAGCGATTGCCCCGCTCGTTGTCGGGCCTCTCATGACGGAAGACCACGACCTTGCCGTCGGGCGTGGGGTTGGCCGGTGTCTCGCACACGGCGGAGGGGAGCGTCACGCTCCAGACCTCGGCACCGTCCGAGAGCCGGTAGGCCGTCACCTTCCGGTACAGGGCCTGGACGGCGGTGTCGCCGACGATCCACAGGTCGTGGACCGGGTTGATCTGCTTGGGTATATCGGTCTTGTCGTCGGCGATCCACGCCGACGCCTCGCCCGGCTTCCGCGCGGCCGCGACCTCCTTCGTCGTCGGAATGCGGCTCAGCTTCTGGGCGCCGGCCGCGGGCGTACGGGACGGGGACGCCGAACCGGAAGGGCCGGGCGACTTCTTCGCCACCGGCTTCGCGGGCTCGTCCCGTCCCCGGTCGGTGAGGCCGTACACCCCGCCCGCCACGATGACGAGCGCCAGTGCGACGACCGCGGCGACGACCGGCCCCCGGCCGAAGCGGCGGCGCGGGGGCGGCGGGGGCGGCGGCCCGAATCCCTGCGTCCCGGACTCCCGCTGCGCGCCGCCCCCGGAGGCGTACGGGTTACCGGGAACGGGCTGCTGCGGCGGGCCCGGGGTGTACCAGGGCTGCTGCGGATCGGGCATGGTCTTCCCCTCAGGACGTGCCGCTCGGCTCGACGTCTGATGCTCGGGCGCGGGTCACTGGTGGTGGACGCGCGCCCGGCCGATCCAGTTCCCCCGTCACCGGCCCGGAAGCGGGCCGAGGGTGACGCCGCGTCACCGGCCGGGCACCGCCGACCTCGTGAGGGACCGTTCCGCCCGGCGCTCAGCTCTGCTGTGCCGCGTACTCCCGGGCCTTGCGCAGCGCCTCGGGGTGCAGTGCCTCCCCGGCGGCCAGCAGCGAGGGCAGCAGGGTGCGTTCGGTCGTCGACGCCCGGAACTGCAGGGCGGCGGTGATCTCGTGGTCCGGCCGGTGCACGATCTCGATGGGGTCCCCGGCGCGGACCGTGCCCGGTTCGATCACCCGCAGATACGCACCGGTCACGCCCTGCTCGGTGAACCGCTTGACCCACCCCCTCTCCTGGACATGCTCGGCGAAGGTCCGGCACGGGATCCGCCCCGAGGTCACCTCCAGCACCAGGTCCGCCCCCACCCGCCAGCGCTCGCCGATCAGCGCGCCGCTGACGTCGAGACCCCGGGTCGTGAAGTTCTCGCCGAACACCCCGTTGGCCAGCTTCCGCCCGCCCAGCTTCCGCTCCCAGTCGTCCAGCTCTTCGCGGGCGAAGGCGTACACCGCCTGGTCGCTGCCGCCGTGATGGCGCAGATCGCACACCGCGTCCCCGGACAGCCCGCTGCCGCCCACGCCCTTGGGGCCGGGGTCGCGCACCTCCACGGGACCCTCCACCGGGCGCTTGTCGATCCCGGAGAGGCCGTTCGGGCCGTCGGTCCGGGCGTTGGGGCGGAGGCGGCCGATGTTCACGGTGAGCAGCTTCATGCCGTTACGCTAACCGCCCCCGGCCCAAAGGAGGGAGTCATTAATTCGCCCTTCCTCCAAGAGCTCCTTATGATGGAGCGGTGATCGAAGCTCGCCACCTCCGTGTCCTGCGCGCCGTGTCCACCACCGGCTCGTTCTCCGCCGCCGCCCGCGAGCTGGGCTGCACGCAGCCCGCCGTCAGCCAGCAGATGAAGGCTCTGGAGGCCTCCGCCGGCACCACGCTGCTGATCCGCACCGGGCGCGAGATGCGCCTCACCCAGGCCGGTGAGGCGCTGGTGCGGCACGCCTCCGGCATCCTGGCGGGGCTCACCGCCGCCGAGGAGGAGGTCGCCGCCATCGCCGGACTGCGGGCCGGCCGGGTCCGGCTGGTCTCCTTCCCCAGCGGCAGCTCCACCCTCGTTCCGGGCGCGCTGGCGGCCCTGCGAGCCGACCACCCCGGCACCCGCGTCTCGCTGGTCGAGGCCGAGCCGCCGCGCTCGGTGGACCTGCTGCGCGAGGGCGACTGCGATATCGCGCTGGCGTTCCGTTACGGGGCGACGGGCGGCGAATGGGACGACCTGGTGGTCCGGCCGCTGCTCACCGACCGGCTGATCGGCCTCCTCCCGGAGGGGCACCGGCTGGCGGAGGCGCCCAGCGTGTCCATCGGCGAGCTGGCCGACGAGTCCTGGATCGCGGGCTGCCCGCGCTGCCGCCGCCAGCTGGTCGAGGTCTGCGAGGAGTCCGGCTTCGCCCCGCGCATCGACTTCGCCACCGACGACTACCCGGCGGTGATGGGCCTCGTCGGGGCGGGGCTCGGTGTGGCGGTGCTGCCGGAGCTGGCCGTCGAGTCGGTCCGCCCCAAGGGGACCAGGGCGGTACCGGTCGAGCCCGCGATCGAGCGGGAGATCGTCGCGCTGACCCTGCCGGACCTGGCCCGGGTCCCGGCGGTGGCGGCCACCCTGGACCAGCTGGCGCGGACCGCCGCCCGCTGAGCCCGCGCGGGGCGCGACGCGCACACGGACGCCTGCCGCGGCCGGTCGCGGGCCGGATGGCTGAAGGTACTGAAGAAACGTTTCTGCGTCGCGTTGGGGCGTACGGGTGTCAGGTGGTGCCGGAGCCCGGTCCGGCGGGGCCCCCGGAGGGCGCCGCGCTGATCAGCCGGGTTCTGGCCCGGCCCATCAGCTCTTCGCGCTCGTCCTCCGTCAGGCCGCCCCACACGCCGTAGGGCTCCCGTACGGCCAGGGCGTGGGCCGCGCACTCGGCCCGTACCGGGCAGCGCATGCACACCTCCTTCGCGGAGGTCTCGCGGGCGCTCCGCGCCGCGCCGCGCTCACCCTCCGGGTGGAAGAACAGGGAGCTGTCCACGCCTCGGCAGGCGGCGAGCAGCTGCCAGTCCCACAGGTCTGCGTTGGGTCCGGGAAGGCGGGAGAAATCTGCCATTGCTTGTCCCCTCGGAGCTGTGCTGCATCGGAAGCGGCATCCTCGACCGTCTGTGATCGACGGCCTGCGGTGTTCGGACCGTCTCTGATCGGTGTGACCGAAGTCTCGACCGTACATCTACGGTGCTAGTAGATGTAAATATGACTGATTGCGAATCTAGCCACAGACACCCTCGAAAGGGAAGAAAAGCTGCCAAATAGGGCATGCCATGGGGTGAAGATCCGGTTGACGGGTGAATCACCCGCGCCGTTCTCCTCCGTATTCGAGCCTTCACGTAGAGTGCCGAACCCGGTCGCGCGACCCGTAACTCTTTCGAGTGACCGTCGTTAAAGGAACGGATGCGGTTGACGGATATCCGGCTCGGGCACATGTCCGAGGGGGTCAACCGCACAGGTGACGACTTGTATCAGCCTGGAGGCTCAAGGTGACGCGCATCAGCTGCGGAGGACGGTCATGACATCCGTCCTCGTCTGCGACGACTCCCCGCTTGCCCGAGAAGCGCTCCGTCGCGCGGTGGCCACCGTGCCCGGCGTCGAGCGCGTGACGACCGCGGCCAACGGCGAGGAAGTCCTCCGCCGCTGGGGTGCCGATCGTTCGGATCTGATTCTGATGGACGTACGCATGCCCGGTCTGGGAGGTGTGGAGACCGTCCGTCGACTGCTCTCCGCCGACCCCGGTGCCCGGATCATCATGCTGACCGTCGCCGAGGACCTGGACGGGGTCGCGCTCGCGGTCGCCGCCGGTGCCCGCGGCTATCTGCACAAGGACGCCTCGCGCGCCGAGCTGCGGGCCACCGTCACCCAGGCGCTGGCCGACCCGACGTGGCGGCTCGCCCCGCGTCGGCTGCGGTCCGCCGAGATGGGGGCGGCCCCCACGCTCACCGCGCGGGAGATCCAGGTGCTCGAAGGCATGAGTCACGGCCGCTCCAACGCGGAGATCGGC
This sequence is a window from Streptomyces parvus. Protein-coding genes within it:
- a CDS encoding SDR family oxidoreductase, translated to MTTALITGATAGIGAAFARRLAAQGHNLVLVARDTARLREHATELHDRHGIEAEVLSADLSTDGGIEAVEKRLADRRHSIDLLVNNAGFGNKGRFLEVSMADELTMLKVHCEAVLRLTSAAVAGMRERGRGGVVNVASVAAFVPRGTYGASKSWVVQFTQGAARDLAGSGVRLMALCPGFVRTEFHERAGMGTDNIPNWMWLDADKLVASALADLSRGKTVSVPDPRYKALMGLVKVAPRGLLGGVTSRTGRTYGPQ
- a CDS encoding PQQ-binding-like beta-propeller repeat protein — protein: MPDPQQPWYTPGPPQQPVPGNPYASGGGAQRESGTQGFGPPPPPPPRRRFGRGPVVAAVVALALVIVAGGVYGLTDRGRDEPAKPVAKKSPGPSGSASPSRTPAAGAQKLSRIPTTKEVAAARKPGEASAWIADDKTDIPKQINPVHDLWIVGDTAVQALYRKVTAYRLSDGAEVWSVTLPSAVCETPANPTPDGKVVVFRHERPDNERGNRCDQMQMIDLKTGKQGWQKKLDEPGDEDSTFIVHSAISGDVLSVARGQRAVTYRVDDGSTLHEIPSEKKGACFPTGVAGGAARLLVSSDCTVSMDRSKNYGQLREFDPRTGKLLWRYRTKTGWSFGALISMDPVVFTVYNNEDTASDWRITVLDPGGRHRVTFDARDKGFEHCAGSGGGDDIQPCRGAAVDKGLIMLGGQNQVGAYDVKTGKFLWGIKSDEMRILYALRAEGGRSMRVYEAAGARTPGRTFLMGPRGAGTETEIVKHPAATAAWEYEMFTGHTAYVDGRLVLTSTHMSGDENHKPVREARMLSFAASP
- a CDS encoding MOSC domain-containing protein — protein: MKLLTVNIGRLRPNARTDGPNGLSGIDKRPVEGPVEVRDPGPKGVGGSGLSGDAVCDLRHHGGSDQAVYAFAREELDDWERKLGGRKLANGVFGENFTTRGLDVSGALIGERWRVGADLVLEVTSGRIPCRTFAEHVQERGWVKRFTEQGVTGAYLRVIEPGTVRAGDPIEIVHRPDHEITAALQFRASTTERTLLPSLLAAGEALHPEALRKAREYAAQQS
- a CDS encoding LysR family transcriptional regulator — translated: MIEARHLRVLRAVSTTGSFSAAARELGCTQPAVSQQMKALEASAGTTLLIRTGREMRLTQAGEALVRHASGILAGLTAAEEEVAAIAGLRAGRVRLVSFPSGSSTLVPGALAALRADHPGTRVSLVEAEPPRSVDLLREGDCDIALAFRYGATGGEWDDLVVRPLLTDRLIGLLPEGHRLAEAPSVSIGELADESWIAGCPRCRRQLVEVCEESGFAPRIDFATDDYPAVMGLVGAGLGVAVLPELAVESVRPKGTRAVPVEPAIEREIVALTLPDLARVPAVAATLDQLARTAAR
- a CDS encoding WhiB family transcriptional regulator, with the protein product MADFSRLPGPNADLWDWQLLAACRGVDSSLFFHPEGERGAARSARETSAKEVCMRCPVRAECAAHALAVREPYGVWGGLTEDEREELMGRARTRLISAAPSGGPAGPGSGTT
- a CDS encoding response regulator transcription factor, with the protein product MTSVLVCDDSPLAREALRRAVATVPGVERVTTAANGEEVLRRWGADRSDLILMDVRMPGLGGVETVRRLLSADPGARIIMLTVAEDLDGVALAVAAGARGYLHKDASRAELRATVTQALADPTWRLAPRRLRSAEMGAAPTLTAREIQVLEGMSHGRSNAEIGRELFLSEDTVKTHARRLFKKLGASDRAHAVALGFRWGLVR